TGAGCATCGCCTTCTCCAACTCGGCTTCTGCCAACAACTTCTTGAGCCGGGCGTTCTCCTTCTCCAGCTGCGTCAGCCGGCGGGCCTCCTCGGCCTGCATGCCGCCGTACTGCTGCCGCCAGCGGTGATACGTCGGCTGCGTCACCTCGATGACGCGGCAGACATCGGCGACGGTCTTGCCCTGGGCAATCAGCTGGTCGGCGGTCTTGAGCTTGCGGATGATCTGCTCCGCTGTGTGCCTGGTGCGTTTCATGGTGAAGTCCCCGGCCCAGTCTGGCCGGCTGAGGACTCTCATTCACCCTGGACCAATTCCCGGGGTCCACGTCAATCACCTCCGGCGCCGGGCCATGCAGTGCCTTCCACTGCTGTACCCGCCGCTGCAGGGTGCGTTTCACCGAACTCCAGTCCTGATCAGGCTTTTGCTCCTGCAGGTGCTCCAGCAGGGTGGTGGGCGTGAGCGCTGGATGGCGCTCCAGCAGCGGCAGTAAGAGTGGTTCCCAGACCTCCGCCAATGGATCGGGTCGGCGCCTGGTGCGGGGCTTGGCGGCTTTGGGTTGGAGGCGGCCTGCATCAATGCGGTGGGCACTGCTCACCGAGATGCCCGCCGCTGCGGCAGCCACCTCCTGGCGGCTGCCGGCTCGTCGTTTGGACATGTACAGCGCAATCTGTTGAGCGGTGAGGGGAGCAGGCATGGCCCGGTGCCCTGCGCATGGCAACCGGATTCAGCAGACCCCCTCAGAAGCGGTCAACCAGATCGGCGCGACCCCTCAACCAGATTGTCGCCGGACACAGCTCGCTGATCAACTCTCGGTCGCGTGGCTGTGCCGGCAGCTGGGGGTGGCCCGCAGTGGGTACTTCGCCTGGCGGCAGCAGCAGGCGCCGCCGGGGAAGCGGGCGTCCGAGAACGCCCGGCTCACCGCCGTGATCGAGACGGTTTTCGGTGAGCACCGGGGCTTCTACGGATCCCCGCGGATCCACCACAAGCTGCGTGCTGCCGGCCACTGGGTCGGTCGCCACCGTGTCGCCCGTCTCGTACAACGGGCTTAGCTCAAGGCCAGGACCCGCAAGCCCTTCCGTGCCGGCTCCAGGGGCTCAAAAGGTGCCACTGGGGTGGTGGAGAACCTGCTGCAGCAGTGACGTGGACCCCGGGAATTGGTCCAGGGTGAATGAGAGTCCTCAGCCGGCCAGACTGGGCCGGGGACTTCACCATGAAACGCACCAGGCACACAGCGGAGCAGATCATCCGCAAGCTCAAGACCGCCGACCAGCTGATTGCCCAGGGCAAGACCGTCGCCGATGTCTGCCGCGTCATCGAGGTGACGCAGCCGACGTATCACCGCTGGCGGCAGCAGTACGGCGGCATGCAGGCCGAGGAGGCCCGCCGGCTGACGCAGCTGGAGAAGGAGAACGCCCGGCTCAAGAAGTTGTTGGCAGAAGCCGAGTTGGAGAAGGCGATGCTCAAGGACCTTGCGGAGGGAAACTTCTGAGCCCGGAACGCCGTCGCAGGGCCGTCACGGTCCTGCAGGAGCGTTACCGGGCATCAGAGCGCCAGGCCTGCCGTGTTGTGGGGCAGCACCGCAGCACCCAGCGCCATTGCGGGAAGGTCGTCGACCTGGAGGAGACCAAGCTTCGGCACCGCCTGAGGGAGATTGCAGCTGAGC
This portion of the Cyanobium sp. NIES-981 genome encodes:
- a CDS encoding IS3 family transposase, which encodes MARSGYFAWRQQQAPPGKRASENARLTAVIETVFGEHRGFYGSPRIHHKLRAAGHWVGRHRVARLVQRA